The following coding sequences are from one Eucalyptus grandis isolate ANBG69807.140 chromosome 11, ASM1654582v1, whole genome shotgun sequence window:
- the LOC120289675 gene encoding uncharacterized protein LOC120289675: MPELEDDAHQIIVEKVKPTISSKTEHDKRLEKLEERLKQPQGPQDPTPTDLSIYSKVKMPEKFKMPEFEKYDGTTCPRAHLQMYLVRMTQYVSNVPLMIQLFQSSLVGLALRWWRNLAAQISPEPTDFELRKMFIKTLPYEYRNRMVTTIAESFNQLIPVGEQIEIGLRDGWFTELVPVSRRFGMKKDKEPLIDVNATYTASAGHLPTV, translated from the exons atgcccgaattggaggatgacGCGCACCAAATCATAGTTGAGAAAGTAAAACCTACCATTTCATCTAAAACTGAGCATGATAAGCGTCTGGAGAAGCTAGAAGAAAGGCTAAAGCAACCGCAAGGCCCGCAAGATCCTACTCCGACAGACCTCTCTATCTACTCCAAAGTCAAAATGCCCGAAAAGTTTAAGATGCCTGAatttgagaagtacgatggcacgaccTGCCCAAGGGCTCacttgcaaatgtacttggttcgaatgacccagtACGTTAGTAATGTGcctttaatgatccagttgttccaatcaagcTTGGTAGGTCTCGCCttgaggtg GTGGAGGAATCTCGCCGCCCAGATTAGCCCCGAGCCAACtgactttgaattgagaaaaatgttcatcaaaaccctccccTATGAATACCGCAACCGGATGGTGACTACGATCgctgaatcattcaatcaactcattccagtgGGAGAGCAGATAGAGATAGGATTAAGGGATGGTTGGTTCACCGAGCTTGTACCTGTCAGCAGAAGGTTCGGCATGAAAAAGGATAAAGAGCCCCTGATCGATGTCAATGCCACCTACACTGCGAGTGCCGGTCACCTCCCCACCGTTTAG
- the LOC104424648 gene encoding MATH domain and coiled-coil domain-containing protein At3g58200: protein MPLKTFTNPSNGYLVDDTCVFGVEVFVIKSSGVGECLMLKESASYTHEWRISRLSSLGDESFSDVFTAGDHKWKVWLFPRGNLANRGQSLSMFLVLVDANNLASGQKMNVRFILRLKDQNNIIRQHACAIVWLSSSATNWGWPTFMPLTTVGKCLMDDSCVIEAEVTVLGIVRKLP, encoded by the exons ATGCCTCTGAAAACTTTCACCAACCCATCGAATGGGTACCTCGTGGATGACACCTGTGTCTTCGGAGTGGAGGTTTTCGTCATCAAGAGCTCAGGAGTTGGCGAATGTTTGATGCTGAAAGAGAGCGCATCATACACTCACGAATGGAGGATATCGAGGCTGTCGAGCCTGGGCGATGAATCTTTCTCTGATGTGTTCACTGCTGGAGACCATAAATG GAAGGTGTGGCTGTTCCCGAGGGGTAATTTGGCTAACAGAGGCCAAAGCCTTTCGATGTTTCTCGTTCTAGTTGATGCGAACAATCTGGCTTCTGGGCAGAAAATGAACGTCAGATTCATCTTACGATTAAAAGACCAAAACAACATCATACGTCAGCACG CTTGTGCTATTGTATGGTTGAGTAGCTCCGCCACGAACTGGGGTTGGCCTACTTTCATGCCGCTGACAACGGTTGGGAAATGCTTGATGGATGATTCATGTGTCATTGAAGCCGAAGTCACAGTGCTCGGAATAGTTAGGAAATTGCCATGA
- the LOC120289676 gene encoding uncharacterized protein LOC120289676: protein MGVTKLKVFGDSTLIILQTLGEWNTKDAKLVPYHGYLEKLAGKFQDISFEYLPRIHNQFADALATLSSMLQATKGLEVEPLKIEVLARQAYCMAITEEPDGKPWYYDIMKYVQKQEFPEQSTPSDRKYLMKMASKFFVSGENLYKRSYDSVLLRCVDAAEATRIMQEIHDGVYGPHMNGRMLAKKIMRLGYY, encoded by the coding sequence ATGGGAGTGACAAAGCTAAAGGTGTTCGGCGATTCTACTTTAATAATCCTCCAGACGTTGGGCGAATGGAATACAAAAGACGCCAAGCTTGTGCCTTATCATGGTTACTTAGAAAAATTGGCGGGAAAATTCCAAGACATCTCGTTTGAATACCTACCTAGAATTCATAATCAGTTCGCTGATGCACTAGCAACgctatcatctatgttgcaagcAACGAAAGGGTTAGAAGTAGAGCCTTTAAAAATTGAAGTCCTGGCAAGACAGGCCTACTGCATGGCTATAACTGAAGAACCCGATGGGAAACCctggtattacgatatcatgaaatACGTCCAGAAGCAAGAGTTCCCTGAACAAAGCACTCCCTCTGATCGAAAATACCTAATGAAAATGGCTTCAAAGTTTTTCGTTAGTGGTGAAAATCTGTACAAAAGATCGTATGACTCAGTCCTGCTAAGATGTGTGGATGCAGCTGAAGCCACAcgaataatgcaagaaatacatgaTGGAGTATATGGCCCTCACATGAATGGACGTATGTTGGCCAAGAAGATAATGAGACTGGGTTATTACTAG